In Urechidicola croceus, a single window of DNA contains:
- a CDS encoding TrkH family potassium uptake protein translates to MKSLNLQIIISFLGLTSMLNGVFMLLAVPFSLYHNEAATTGILYAGLITIILGFCMWIFNRGAEKNLQKKEGYVIVTFGWLILSLTGTLPYILTGSIPDFTNAFFETISGYSTTGSSILNDIEAMPKGILFWRSATHWIGGMGIIVLTIAILPLLGIGGMQLFMAEAPGPSADKMHPRITETAKRLWFIYFSLTIVEFLLLKSAGMSWFDAINHAMATMSTGGFSTKNASVAYWNGMPMVQYIITIFMLIAGANFVMTYFAFKGKWQKVFNNEEFKWYFFGAIGLVVLLSFLILYFQDPNLQTSVNHPMPWGKTESAFRHGAFQVFAILTTTGFVTADYTMWNSFATMIIFSLFFIGGSAGSTSGGVKIVRHIVMIKSSVLELKKLLHPNAIIPVRYGGKAIQQTIVFNILSFFVLYMLIFILSSVLLTFLGLDFISAVGATTSSLGNVGPAFGSLSPVDNYSELSNTAKWFCAFLMLIGRLELFTVLILFTPYFWKKN, encoded by the coding sequence ATGAAAAGTCTTAATCTTCAAATAATAATAAGTTTTCTTGGTTTAACATCAATGCTCAATGGAGTATTCATGTTGTTGGCAGTTCCGTTTAGCTTATATCATAATGAAGCTGCTACAACAGGAATACTTTATGCTGGACTGATAACTATAATATTAGGCTTTTGTATGTGGATTTTCAATCGAGGAGCCGAAAAAAATCTTCAAAAAAAAGAAGGATATGTGATTGTTACTTTTGGGTGGCTTATACTTTCGTTGACTGGCACGTTACCTTATATACTAACTGGTTCAATTCCAGATTTCACAAATGCTTTTTTTGAAACAATATCAGGATACTCAACTACAGGCTCTTCAATTTTAAATGATATTGAAGCAATGCCAAAAGGAATACTCTTTTGGCGAAGTGCTACACATTGGATTGGTGGAATGGGAATAATCGTTTTAACAATTGCAATATTACCATTATTAGGAATTGGTGGAATGCAACTTTTTATGGCCGAAGCACCTGGACCTTCTGCAGATAAAATGCATCCAAGAATTACTGAAACTGCCAAAAGACTTTGGTTCATCTATTTTTCATTAACAATAGTTGAATTTTTACTTTTAAAATCTGCTGGAATGAGTTGGTTTGATGCGATAAATCACGCAATGGCAACTATGAGTACTGGAGGATTTTCAACTAAAAATGCAAGTGTTGCATATTGGAATGGGATGCCAATGGTTCAGTACATTATCACTATTTTTATGTTAATTGCAGGTGCAAATTTTGTGATGACCTATTTTGCATTTAAAGGTAAGTGGCAAAAAGTATTTAATAATGAAGAGTTTAAATGGTATTTTTTTGGAGCAATTGGTTTGGTTGTTCTACTATCATTTTTAATTTTATATTTTCAAGACCCAAACTTACAAACTAGTGTTAATCACCCAATGCCCTGGGGAAAAACTGAAAGTGCATTTAGACACGGAGCATTTCAAGTATTTGCTATTTTAACCACTACTGGATTTGTAACAGCAGATTATACAATGTGGAATTCGTTTGCAACAATGATTATTTTTTCATTATTCTTTATTGGTGGTTCTGCAGGTTCTACAAGTGGTGGAGTGAAAATTGTAAGACATATTGTGATGATTAAAAGTAGTGTTCTTGAACTTAAAAAACTATTGCACCCCAACGCTATTATTCCAGTAAGATATGGAGGTAAAGCAATTCAACAAACGATTGTGTTTAATATACTATCATTCTTTGTTTTATATATGTTAATTTTTATTTTAAGTTCTGTATTACTCACTTTCTTAGGACTTGATTTTATATCTGCTGTCGGAGCAACTACCTCATCTTTAGGGAATGTTGGACCTGCTTTTGGAAGTTTGAGTCCTGTTGATAATTATTCTGAACTTTCAAATACTGCCAAATGGTTTTGTGCTTTCCTTATGTTAATTGGAAGACTAGAACTATTTACAGTTCTAATTTTATTTACACCTTATTTCTGGAAGAAGAATTAA
- a CDS encoding gliding motility-associated C-terminal domain-containing protein, which yields MKKEKITLFIKSILFIVTLLLYQISNSQCVNGNSTQDFCDVDNATINDIVVTGGISVVWYDSPTGGSQIDPTTPLNDGDMFYATDSDSSCTDTTRFEVNINVYGEPPSNVDVFVGKCADENSTISDLAASGSNIEWYDAQVNGNLLNPSELLVDGQQYWVQQTENGCTSQRLPTTVTIIDPLPPVVEENQEFCYPPNPTVADLQVTGTGILWYNTQSSTTPLDPNTLLIDGEDYWATQTTFPCESTARVVVNVTLDPAPNAGTDGSINICEIDTDTVNLFDELSNSPDTNGTWSGPDTLAGGYLGTFDPTTNTPGNYTYTVASTGTSGICPDDMSTVAVAIIVIPEPTTSETDQSFCIVDFPPSGPTIGDLNASGNGILWYGSESSTTPLDSSDLLIDGEDYWASQTDATSNCESLNRLVVNVTINDPLPPTTTESNQTFCLVDFTPNSPTVGDLTASGNDISWYDSETSTTPLDSSDLLIDGEDYWASDTNTTSGCESSTRLLVNVSIIDVTPPTTTETTQTFCIIDFTPNSPTIGDLNTNETNVAWYDTETSTTQLNETDELVNGEDYWASLIDPGAGCESSTRLQITVIVNDPPIPTTTNTNQSFCLSDFLPTGPTIGDLEVTGTTITWFDTESSTTPLDSSEVLIDGEDYWAAENDNSTGCESSTRLVVTVTINNPPSPTIDETDQTFCSIDNPTIGDINATGGEILWYDTDMSDTPLDSTDSLIDGEDYWATQVDPSTGCESIPRIIVNATIVDPLPPTTTETTQSFCVVDFPPNGPTVANLDATGNGIQWYASETDTNPLDETELLIDGEDYWATQSDVTSGCESPNRLVVTAIVNDTNPPTTNESDQEFCLSDFNPDAPTIADLNITGGSVNWYDSESSTTPLNLTDALIDGEDYWATDTDTTTGCESSTRLVINVSIINPAPPTVSSSSQSFCIVNNPTIENIDIEGNNILWYDSDTSTTPLDSSEGLVDGEDYWATQSDTDSGCESIPRIQVTVTLNDISPPTTMSVDQTFCAADLPTINELEIVGTNIVWYESETDTVPIEATELLIDGEDYWAAQSDTTIECESSSRIVINAILTDAGTPTISEEDAVFCQLDEPPASINDLDTSITTNGGTVTWYDDYPNGNELNLTDLLTDQTTYYAIETDSEGCSSLNPLAITVTFDCSSDEYDIEIYDGFSPDGDNDNNTFVIKDIRVLYPDFNIEIFNRWGNSVYVGNSNTPDWNGQLNGNGKLVPAGVYYYILHFNKDNRKPKQGRLYLSR from the coding sequence ATGAAAAAAGAAAAAATTACCCTATTTATTAAATCCATACTATTTATTGTAACACTTCTACTCTACCAAATATCTAATTCTCAATGTGTCAACGGAAATTCCACTCAAGATTTTTGTGATGTAGATAATGCAACTATAAATGATATAGTTGTAACAGGAGGTATTAGTGTAGTGTGGTATGACTCCCCAACAGGAGGAAGTCAAATTGACCCAACTACACCATTAAATGATGGTGATATGTTTTATGCTACAGATAGTGATTCTAGTTGTACTGACACAACTAGATTTGAAGTAAATATCAATGTTTATGGTGAGCCACCAAGTAATGTTGATGTATTTGTTGGTAAATGTGCCGATGAAAATTCAACAATTTCAGATTTAGCCGCTTCAGGTTCAAATATTGAATGGTATGATGCCCAAGTTAATGGTAACCTACTAAATCCTTCAGAGTTATTAGTAGACGGACAACAATATTGGGTACAACAAACTGAAAATGGTTGTACAAGTCAAAGATTACCAACTACCGTAACAATAATTGATCCTCTTCCACCTGTTGTAGAAGAAAATCAAGAGTTTTGTTATCCGCCAAATCCAACAGTTGCTGATTTACAAGTTACTGGAACTGGTATATTATGGTATAACACACAATCATCTACAACTCCACTTGATCCTAATACTTTGTTAATTGATGGTGAAGATTACTGGGCAACTCAAACAACTTTTCCATGTGAAAGTACTGCAAGAGTAGTTGTAAATGTAACCTTAGATCCTGCTCCAAATGCTGGAACAGATGGATCTATTAACATTTGTGAAATAGATACTGATACTGTAAATTTATTTGATGAATTATCAAATTCCCCAGATACAAATGGAACTTGGTCAGGACCAGATACTTTAGCAGGAGGATACCTTGGTACTTTTGACCCAACAACCAATACACCAGGAAATTATACTTATACTGTTGCAAGTACCGGAACTTCAGGAATATGCCCAGATGATATGTCAACTGTTGCTGTTGCTATAATTGTCATTCCTGAACCTACAACATCAGAAACAGATCAAAGTTTTTGTATTGTTGACTTTCCACCTAGTGGTCCAACAATTGGAGACTTAAATGCAAGTGGAAATGGTATTTTATGGTATGGATCTGAATCAAGTACTACACCTTTAGATTCTTCAGACTTATTAATTGATGGTGAAGATTATTGGGCATCACAAACTGATGCTACATCAAATTGTGAAAGTTTAAACAGATTGGTTGTCAATGTAACTATTAATGATCCTTTACCACCTACTACAACTGAATCAAATCAAACATTTTGTTTAGTTGATTTTACACCAAACTCACCAACAGTTGGTGATTTAACAGCATCTGGAAATGATATTAGTTGGTATGATTCTGAAACAAGTACTACACCATTAGATTCTTCAGATTTATTAATTGACGGAGAAGATTATTGGGCTTCTGATACAAACACAACTTCTGGATGTGAAAGTTCTACAAGACTTTTAGTTAATGTTTCTATTATAGATGTTACACCACCAACAACAACAGAAACTACTCAAACTTTTTGTATTATTGATTTTACACCTAATTCTCCAACTATTGGAGATCTTAATACCAATGAAACAAATGTCGCTTGGTACGATACAGAAACTAGCACTACACAATTAAACGAAACAGATGAATTAGTTAATGGTGAAGATTATTGGGCTAGTTTGATTGACCCTGGAGCTGGTTGTGAAAGTTCAACTAGGTTACAAATTACAGTAATTGTAAATGATCCACCAATTCCAACAACTACTAATACAAATCAAAGTTTTTGTTTAAGCGATTTCTTACCAACTGGTCCAACTATTGGTGATTTAGAAGTTACTGGAACAACTATTACTTGGTTTGATACTGAATCGAGTACTACACCTTTAGATTCTTCTGAAGTTTTAATAGATGGTGAAGATTATTGGGCTGCAGAAAATGATAACTCAACAGGTTGTGAAAGTTCAACTCGATTAGTTGTAACTGTAACGATAAATAATCCTCCTTCTCCTACTATTGATGAAACCGATCAAACGTTTTGTTCTATAGACAATCCAACTATTGGAGATATTAATGCTACTGGTGGAGAGATTTTATGGTATGATACTGATATGTCAGATACTCCATTAGATTCAACAGATAGTTTAATTGATGGTGAAGATTATTGGGCAACTCAAGTTGACCCTTCTACTGGATGTGAAAGTATTCCTAGAATTATTGTTAATGCAACAATAGTTGATCCTCTTCCACCAACAACAACAGAAACTACTCAAAGTTTTTGTGTTGTTGATTTCCCACCTAATGGACCAACTGTTGCAAATTTAGATGCAACTGGAAACGGGATTCAATGGTATGCTAGCGAAACTGACACTAATCCACTTGATGAAACTGAATTGTTAATTGATGGTGAAGATTATTGGGCAACTCAATCAGATGTAACATCTGGTTGCGAAAGCCCTAATAGATTAGTTGTTACTGCGATTGTGAATGATACAAATCCTCCAACCACTAATGAAAGTGACCAAGAATTTTGTTTGAGTGACTTTAATCCTGATGCTCCTACAATTGCAGATTTAAATATTACTGGAGGATCTGTAAATTGGTATGATTCTGAATCAAGCACAACACCTTTAAACTTAACCGACGCATTGATAGATGGTGAAGATTATTGGGCAACAGATACAGATACAACAACTGGATGTGAAAGTTCTACAAGATTAGTGATTAACGTTAGCATTATAAATCCTGCTCCACCAACAGTAAGTAGTTCAAGTCAATCTTTTTGTATAGTTAATAATCCAACTATTGAAAATATAGATATAGAAGGAAACAATATTTTATGGTATGACTCTGACACTTCTACAACACCTTTAGATTCCTCTGAAGGATTAGTTGATGGCGAAGATTATTGGGCAACTCAATCTGATACTGATAGTGGTTGTGAAAGTATTCCAAGAATACAAGTAACTGTAACATTAAATGATATTTCTCCGCCAACAACAATGAGTGTTGACCAAACTTTTTGTGCAGCAGACTTACCCACAATTAACGAATTAGAAATTGTAGGCACTAATATAGTTTGGTATGAAAGTGAAACAGATACTGTACCAATTGAAGCAACAGAATTGTTAATTGATGGTGAAGATTATTGGGCAGCTCAAAGTGATACAACTATAGAATGTGAAAGTTCATCAAGAATTGTGATTAATGCAATTTTAACTGATGCTGGAACACCAACAATTTCTGAAGAAGATGCTGTTTTTTGTCAATTAGATGAACCGCCAGCAAGTATAAATGATTTGGATACTAGTATTACAACAAATGGTGGAACTGTAACATGGTATGATGATTACCCTAATGGGAATGAATTAAATTTAACAGATTTATTGACAGACCAAACTACATATTATGCTATTGAAACTGATAGTGAAGGTTGTAGCAGTTTAAATCCATTGGCAATAACTGTAACTTTCGACTGTAGTTCAGATGAATATGATATTGAAATATATGATGGGTTCTCGCCAGATGGTGATAATGACAATAATACTTTTGTAATAAAAGATATTAGAGTTCTATATCCCGATTTCAATATTGAAATTTTTAACAGATGGGGTAATTCAGTTTATGTAGGAAATAGTAATACTCCTGATTGGAATGGACAATTAAATGGTAATGGTAAACTTGTTCCCGCAGGTGTATATTACTACATACTACATTTTAATAAAGATAATAGAAAACCAAAGCAAGGTAGATTATACCTGAGCCGTTAA
- the radC gene encoding RadC family protein, with protein sequence MNEKVTPFTIKNWKEDDRPREKMLTKGKDVLSDAELIAILIGSGSRNESAVDLSKRILAFVENNLNALAKLSAEQLMQFKGIGEAKAISIMTALELGRRRRLEEALVNLKISSSKGVYEIMQPIIGDLQHEEFWVLYLNNSNKVIYKNQLSKGGITGTLVDVRLVFKKAMEIGATAIILTHNHPSGTLKPSVADKNLTQKLKVAGETLDIKILDHLIITEKAYFSFADENIL encoded by the coding sequence ATGAATGAGAAAGTTACCCCTTTTACCATTAAAAACTGGAAAGAAGATGACCGTCCAAGAGAAAAAATGTTAACTAAAGGGAAAGACGTACTTTCTGATGCAGAATTAATAGCAATTTTAATTGGTTCGGGGAGCAGAAATGAAAGTGCTGTTGACTTATCTAAAAGAATTTTGGCTTTCGTTGAGAATAATTTAAATGCTTTGGCAAAACTTTCTGCTGAACAGTTGATGCAATTTAAAGGAATTGGAGAGGCAAAAGCAATATCAATTATGACAGCCTTAGAATTAGGAAGAAGACGCAGATTAGAGGAAGCATTAGTGAATTTGAAAATTAGTTCTAGTAAAGGTGTTTATGAAATTATGCAACCAATAATTGGCGATTTACAGCATGAAGAATTTTGGGTTTTATACTTAAATAATTCTAATAAAGTTATTTATAAAAATCAACTGAGTAAAGGAGGTATTACAGGAACTTTAGTTGATGTTCGATTGGTATTTAAAAAAGCCATGGAAATAGGAGCAACTGCAATTATTTTAACTCACAATCATCCATCTGGAACTTTGAAGCCGAGTGTTGCTGATAAAAATTTGACACAGAAACTGAAGGTTGCAGGAGAAACTTTAGATATAAAAATTTTGGATCATTTAATAATAACCGAAAAAGCGTATTTTAGCTTTGCAGATGAAAACATATTATAA
- a CDS encoding UDP-N-acetylmuramate--L-alanine ligase, which produces MNIHFIAIGGSAMHNLALALSQKGYVVTGSDDAIFEPSKSRLSKRGLLPDEFGWFENKITKDLDAVILGMHAKPDNPELLRAQELGVKIYSYPEFLYEQSKDKTRVVIGGSHGKTTITSMILHVLHYHDRKVDYMVGAQLDGFDTMVHLTEENEFIILEGDEYLSSPIDRRPKFHLYKPNIALISGVAWDHINVFPTFENYLDQFRIFTESLTNGGIMVYNEEDLEVKKVVEESTSHIQKYPYLTPDYTIENGITFLDTADGKLPLEVFGRHNLQNLAGAKWICQHVGIDEDDFYEAIASFKGASKRLEKIGQNDSTVIFKDFAHSPSKVKATTTAVKNQYKNRTLLACLELHTYSSLNAEFLEEYVGALDDADVAVVFYSPHAVEIKKLEKVSAKQIKDAFKRDDLIVYTDPKEFQKFLFSQNLNNTALLLMSSGNYGGLDFDEVKKLI; this is translated from the coding sequence ATGAATATACATTTTATAGCAATTGGTGGTAGTGCAATGCATAATTTAGCACTTGCATTAAGTCAGAAAGGTTATGTGGTTACTGGTAGTGATGACGCAATTTTCGAACCTTCGAAGTCAAGGTTATCCAAGCGAGGTTTATTGCCTGATGAATTTGGTTGGTTTGAAAATAAAATAACCAAAGATTTAGATGCAGTTATTTTAGGAATGCATGCAAAACCTGATAATCCAGAATTATTAAGGGCTCAAGAATTGGGTGTCAAAATATATTCATATCCAGAATTTTTATATGAACAATCAAAAGATAAAACAAGAGTTGTAATTGGAGGATCACATGGTAAAACAACTATAACTTCAATGATTTTACATGTGTTGCATTACCATGACCGTAAAGTTGATTATATGGTTGGTGCACAACTTGATGGCTTTGATACAATGGTTCATTTAACAGAAGAAAATGAGTTTATTATTTTGGAGGGAGATGAATATCTTTCCTCACCTATTGATAGGAGACCTAAATTTCATTTATATAAGCCAAATATAGCTTTAATTAGTGGAGTCGCTTGGGATCATATTAATGTTTTCCCAACCTTTGAAAATTATTTAGATCAATTTAGAATTTTTACTGAATCTTTGACTAATGGAGGGATAATGGTTTATAATGAAGAAGATCTAGAGGTTAAAAAAGTTGTGGAGGAAAGTACGAGTCATATTCAAAAATACCCTTATTTGACTCCAGATTATACAATTGAAAATGGGATTACTTTTCTTGATACTGCTGATGGTAAATTGCCATTAGAAGTTTTTGGAAGACATAATTTACAGAATTTGGCAGGAGCAAAATGGATATGTCAGCACGTGGGTATTGACGAAGATGATTTTTATGAAGCTATAGCAAGTTTTAAAGGTGCAAGTAAAAGATTAGAGAAGATTGGACAAAATGATTCTACAGTTATATTTAAAGACTTTGCGCATTCACCATCAAAAGTAAAAGCAACAACAACAGCAGTAAAAAACCAATATAAAAACAGAACATTATTAGCCTGTCTAGAACTCCATACTTATAGTAGTTTAAATGCAGAATTTTTAGAAGAATATGTTGGAGCACTTGACGATGCTGATGTTGCAGTTGTTTTTTATTCTCCTCATGCTGTTGAAATAAAAAAATTAGAAAAAGTTTCTGCAAAACAGATTAAAGATGCTTTTAAGCGAGATGATTTAATTGTGTATACAGACCCTAAAGAATTTCAAAAATTTCTTTTTTCTCAAAATTTAAATAATACTGCATTATTACTAATGAGTTCAGGTAATTATGGCGGATTAGATTTTGATGAGGTAAAAAAGTTGATTTAA
- a CDS encoding polysaccharide deacetylase family protein, producing MLLVYTHKITPRLTYVFKQFFLRILQIPVSFTTVVDEFVAHNGPKITYSKVPLGSEFFIRSHDLLFEQGVNDVDVTMSNWDDVPCFFSIGKNSTIPFDIFAASFYLLSRYEEYLPFVQDKNERFPATESLAYKFGFLDKPLVDIWAFKFLDLLKEKFPNYEYKTREFNFISTIDVDNVFAYKQKGFLRNFGGFVKDFFSFRIDAFIERFMVLIGLRKDPYDTFDVILDLSKKHKIKTIVFFLIGDYTTYDTNVSSTNSVYRSLIKSIGDYVDVGLHPSYFTMKNADKLKKEKQRLELIINTPVEKSRQHFLRLKLPDTYRNLIDLDIAEDHSMGYARHYGFRASTCTPFYFYDLDFEIQTPLKVYSFAVMDTTLNDYLNYVPAVAKSKINQLKDEVKRVNGTFITLFHNETLSNNLRWKGWKNVYNDVISEINIK from the coding sequence TTGTTACTTGTTTATACACATAAAATTACACCACGACTCACCTACGTTTTTAAGCAATTTTTCTTAAGAATATTACAAATACCTGTAAGTTTTACAACTGTTGTTGATGAATTTGTTGCTCATAATGGTCCGAAAATAACGTATTCAAAAGTGCCATTGGGAAGTGAATTTTTTATACGTAGTCATGATTTATTATTTGAGCAAGGTGTAAATGATGTTGATGTAACAATGTCTAATTGGGATGATGTTCCTTGTTTTTTTTCAATAGGTAAAAACTCAACAATACCATTCGATATTTTTGCTGCTAGTTTTTATCTTTTAAGTAGGTATGAAGAATATTTACCATTTGTACAAGATAAAAATGAACGTTTTCCAGCAACCGAAAGTTTGGCATATAAATTTGGTTTCTTAGATAAACCACTTGTTGATATTTGGGCATTTAAGTTTTTAGATTTACTAAAGGAGAAATTTCCAAATTATGAATATAAAACTCGTGAATTTAACTTTATTTCAACAATAGATGTTGATAATGTTTTTGCCTATAAACAAAAAGGTTTCTTAAGAAATTTCGGTGGTTTTGTTAAAGATTTTTTTTCTTTTAGAATAGATGCTTTTATAGAAAGATTTATGGTCCTTATAGGATTGAGAAAAGATCCATATGATACATTTGATGTAATTTTAGATTTGTCAAAAAAACACAAAATAAAAACTATAGTATTCTTTTTAATAGGTGATTATACAACTTATGATACAAATGTTTCTTCTACAAATTCTGTATATAGATCTTTAATTAAATCAATTGGTGATTATGTAGATGTAGGATTGCATCCTTCTTATTTCACTATGAAAAATGCCGATAAACTTAAAAAAGAAAAACAAAGATTGGAATTGATAATTAACACACCAGTTGAAAAGTCAAGACAACATTTTTTAAGATTAAAATTACCCGATACTTATAGAAACTTAATTGATTTAGATATAGCCGAAGACCATTCAATGGGGTATGCTAGGCATTATGGATTTAGAGCAAGTACATGTACACCTTTTTATTTTTATGATTTAGACTTTGAGATTCAAACACCACTAAAAGTGTATTCATTTGCAGTAATGGATACAACTTTGAATGATTATTTAAATTATGTTCCTGCAGTTGCTAAGTCTAAAATTAATCAACTTAAAGATGAGGTTAAAAGAGTTAATGGAACATTTATAACCCTGTTTCATAATGAGACATTAAGTAATAATTTACGTTGGAAAGGTTGGAAAAATGTTTACAATGATGTTATTTCCGAAATTAATATTAAATGA
- the trkA gene encoding Trk system potassium transporter TrkA produces MKIIIAGAGDVGFHLAKLLSYESQDIYIVDLDNDRLQYLDTHLDVITKKGDATSIQTLKDIGIDKTDLLIAVTDSQNTNFTIAVIGKKLGAKKTIARINNPEFINNSEIDFKDLGLDSVISPEELASHEIKMLLNQSAFNDSISFENGILNMVGSSLCKGSPILNLTVQQAKNKFPEIDFITIAVKHADSSQTHIPRGDTVFELGDEVYFSCPKESIPKLHILTGNESINVKDVMILGGSKIGEKSAKKLCQEKYRVKLIEKNKTKAFNLAEKLKNTLVIQGDGRDLELLEEENIREMDAFIAVTGNSETNIMSCLVAKSKGVKKTIALVENMDYINISQTIGIDTLINKKLLAASEIFKHVRKGEVLALANLKHVDAEVLEFEVVPNSKVTKNLIKDIKLTRSAVFGGVIRNGKALMTFGDFQIKAGDKTVVFCLPDAISDVEELFK; encoded by the coding sequence ATGAAAATTATTATTGCTGGTGCTGGCGACGTCGGATTTCACCTTGCAAAACTCTTATCTTATGAATCTCAAGACATATATATTGTTGATTTAGATAATGACAGACTACAATATTTAGACACACATCTAGATGTAATTACAAAAAAAGGTGATGCAACTTCAATCCAAACTCTTAAGGATATCGGTATTGATAAAACTGACTTATTAATTGCAGTTACTGATTCACAAAATACTAATTTCACAATTGCTGTAATTGGAAAAAAATTAGGTGCAAAAAAAACAATTGCTAGAATTAACAACCCTGAATTTATTAACAATTCTGAAATTGATTTTAAAGATTTAGGTCTAGATTCTGTTATTTCACCTGAAGAATTGGCCTCTCATGAAATTAAAATGCTTTTAAATCAATCAGCATTTAATGATTCCATTTCATTTGAAAATGGTATTTTAAATATGGTTGGAAGTTCACTATGTAAAGGCTCACCTATATTAAATTTAACGGTCCAACAAGCAAAAAATAAATTTCCTGAAATCGATTTTATTACAATTGCAGTTAAACATGCCGATAGTTCACAAACTCACATACCTAGAGGAGATACAGTATTTGAATTAGGCGATGAAGTTTATTTTTCATGCCCTAAAGAAAGTATTCCTAAACTTCATATTTTAACTGGAAATGAATCCATTAATGTAAAAGATGTAATGATTCTTGGCGGAAGTAAGATTGGTGAAAAATCTGCAAAAAAATTATGCCAAGAAAAATACAGAGTAAAACTAATTGAGAAGAATAAAACTAAAGCATTTAATCTTGCCGAAAAATTAAAAAACACGCTTGTGATTCAAGGTGATGGGCGAGACTTAGAATTACTTGAAGAAGAAAATATTCGTGAAATGGATGCTTTTATTGCCGTAACAGGAAATTCAGAAACTAATATTATGTCTTGCTTGGTTGCTAAGTCAAAAGGTGTTAAAAAAACTATTGCTTTAGTTGAAAATATGGATTATATAAATATTTCTCAAACAATAGGTATAGACACACTAATTAATAAAAAATTATTAGCGGCAAGTGAAATTTTCAAACACGTACGTAAAGGAGAAGTCTTAGCATTGGCAAATTTAAAACATGTAGACGCCGAAGTCTTAGAGTTTGAAGTTGTGCCCAATTCAAAAGTTACAAAAAACTTAATTAAAGATATTAAACTAACTAGAAGTGCTGTTTTTGGTGGGGTAATTCGTAATGGAAAGGCGTTAATGACATTTGGAGATTTTCAAATTAAGGCGGGTGATAAAACTGTTGTTTTTTGTCTACCTGATGCAATTAGTGATGTTGAAGAATTGTTTAAATAA